A portion of the Hoylesella buccalis ATCC 35310 genome contains these proteins:
- a CDS encoding Gfo/Idh/MocA family protein: MKIKVAIIGFGRMGRFYLQEFQKSTRYDVVYICDINEGCCKLARELSPSSKVITNSDVVFDDPNVQLVVLSAFASDRRDRIALAVAKGKHIIAEKPIADTVEAEEACVQMTENYDGICTVNMYLRNSWYHSELKDIVGSGELGDLAILRICHMTPGLAPGEGHESEGPCFHDCGMHYVDVARWYAGSEFKTYHAQGIRMWDYKDPWWLQVHGTFENGIVFDITQGFVYGQLSKDQTHNSYIDIIGTKGIAHMTHDFQTAVVDVRGVNETLHIEKPFGGKNIDVLIERMANSIETGVRDSHLPTFKDSAIASKFAWNCLDDAAKHDLPAIGNLETLEQIRYRRRHMTDGYGLLPNNSEV, translated from the coding sequence ATGAAAATAAAAGTCGCGATTATCGGGTTCGGTCGAATGGGAAGGTTCTACCTCCAGGAGTTTCAAAAGAGCACCCGGTATGACGTAGTATATATTTGTGATATTAATGAAGGCTGCTGTAAATTGGCGCGTGAATTGTCTCCAAGCTCAAAAGTTATCACCAACAGCGATGTGGTTTTCGATGACCCTAACGTACAGCTGGTCGTTTTAAGCGCATTTGCGAGTGATCGTAGAGATCGTATTGCCTTAGCTGTCGCCAAGGGAAAACATATCATTGCCGAAAAGCCTATTGCTGACACTGTAGAAGCAGAAGAAGCCTGTGTGCAGATGACAGAAAACTACGATGGCATCTGTACGGTGAACATGTACTTGCGTAATTCATGGTATCACAGCGAGTTGAAGGATATCGTGGGTAGCGGTGAATTAGGTGATTTGGCTATTCTCCGTATTTGTCACATGACGCCAGGCTTGGCTCCGGGTGAAGGGCATGAGTCGGAAGGACCGTGCTTTCACGACTGTGGTATGCACTATGTGGACGTGGCGCGATGGTATGCTGGCAGCGAATTCAAGACCTATCATGCCCAAGGCATTCGAATGTGGGATTACAAGGATCCTTGGTGGTTGCAGGTACATGGTACCTTTGAAAACGGCATCGTGTTTGACATCACGCAAGGTTTTGTCTACGGACAGCTTTCGAAGGATCAGACACACAATTCTTATATAGACATTATTGGAACTAAAGGTATTGCTCATATGACGCACGACTTCCAAACAGCAGTTGTTGACGTGCGAGGTGTGAACGAAACACTGCATATTGAAAAACCTTTTGGTGGTAAGAATATTGATGTGCTCATTGAGCGCATGGCCAACTCGATAGAAACAGGGGTGCGTGACTCGCATCTACCCACCTTCAAAGATTCGGCCATCGCATCCAAATTCGCATGGAATTGTCTGGACGATGCGGCCAAACACGACCTTCCAGCCATCGGAAATTTAGAAACATTGGAACAAATCAGGTACCGCAGAAGGCACATGACCGATGGATATGGACTACTACCTAATAACTCAGAAGTTTAA
- a CDS encoding Gfo/Idh/MocA family oxidoreductase, translated as MADISRRDFLKRGSAALAGMIVAPNIVPNTVLGKARGKKSPSDKLNILGVGIGGRGAADLSAMETENIIGLCDVDWKYAKHVFDKYPKAKRYNDYRKMFDEMLKSADAVMCATADHTHAIICADAITAGKHVYVEKPMTLYPYESRLLAALAKKYKVATQMGNQGASSSGARQALNWLWNGEIGEVRRIEAFTNRPIWPQGMPTPTEKMAIPSTMNWDAFIGPAKYRDFNAAYTPWNFRGWWDFGSGALGDMANHILQVAFKGLNLGAPAELIGSSTMLMTDSCPSAEKITYRFAARDNMPKLSLPEVELAWYDGGLIPQYPDGMPQGKKLKTDGCCIFYGSKDTLVAECYGYEPYLLSGRKPVVPELNRIVKNDNHQQDWIRACKESPENRIPSESDFKFAAPMNEAIVLGCAAVRLQDLGQWLKYDARNMRFTNIPANATLRSVIEDKFEIHDGHPTFDRTYTKPVNANEWAERLIKPVYRQGWKLPEMPNV; from the coding sequence ATGGCAGACATTTCAAGAAGAGACTTCCTTAAGAGAGGAAGCGCCGCATTGGCGGGAATGATTGTGGCTCCAAACATCGTACCTAACACGGTGTTGGGTAAGGCACGCGGAAAAAAATCACCAAGTGACAAACTGAATATCCTCGGTGTTGGTATCGGAGGACGTGGTGCCGCTGACCTCAGTGCCATGGAAACAGAGAACATCATTGGCCTTTGTGATGTTGACTGGAAGTATGCTAAGCATGTCTTTGACAAGTATCCTAAGGCAAAGCGCTACAACGATTATCGTAAGATGTTCGACGAGATGCTTAAAAGTGCAGATGCTGTGATGTGTGCAACGGCTGACCATACACACGCCATTATTTGCGCCGATGCCATTACAGCAGGCAAACACGTGTATGTGGAGAAGCCAATGACACTCTATCCTTACGAATCGCGCTTGCTGGCTGCGCTTGCAAAGAAATATAAGGTGGCAACCCAGATGGGTAACCAAGGTGCTTCCAGTAGTGGTGCCCGTCAGGCATTGAATTGGCTTTGGAACGGTGAAATTGGTGAGGTAAGGCGCATTGAGGCCTTTACAAACCGTCCTATCTGGCCACAAGGCATGCCAACTCCTACAGAGAAGATGGCTATTCCTTCGACCATGAACTGGGATGCCTTTATCGGTCCGGCAAAATACCGTGATTTCAATGCAGCCTATACACCATGGAACTTCCGTGGATGGTGGGACTTTGGATCAGGTGCATTAGGTGATATGGCTAACCATATCCTGCAGGTTGCCTTCAAGGGGTTGAACCTTGGCGCCCCTGCTGAATTGATTGGCAGCTCAACCATGTTGATGACCGACTCTTGTCCGTCTGCAGAAAAGATTACATATCGTTTTGCTGCTCGTGACAATATGCCTAAATTGTCTCTCCCAGAGGTTGAGTTGGCATGGTATGATGGTGGTTTGATTCCACAATATCCTGATGGAATGCCTCAAGGAAAGAAGCTGAAGACAGACGGTTGCTGTATCTTCTACGGTTCTAAAGATACGTTGGTTGCAGAGTGTTACGGCTATGAACCTTACTTGTTGTCTGGCAGAAAGCCGGTCGTACCCGAACTAAACCGCATCGTTAAGAACGATAATCACCAGCAAGACTGGATTAGAGCTTGTAAAGAAAGTCCAGAGAACCGTATTCCTAGCGAGTCAGATTTCAAGTTTGCGGCTCCTATGAACGAAGCGATTGTCTTGGGTTGCGCTGCTGTTCGTCTGCAAGATCTTGGCCAGTGGCTGAAGTATGATGCAAGGAACATGCGCTTCACCAATATCCCGGCAAATGCAACTTTGCGTAGTGTCATTGAGGATAAGTTTGAAATTCATGACGGTCATCCTACATTCGACCGTACATACACCAAACCGGTTAATGCTAATGAATGGGCAGAGCGCCTCATCAAACCAGTATATCGCCAGGGTTGGAAACTTCCTGAAATGCCTAACGTATAA
- a CDS encoding DUF1080 domain-containing protein → MKHLLCIVACCFLVLNASAATPKSNYANKGAVTLYFSQGFQGPEKWEKHTFKVDKKGFINIFDGKTLRGWRGYGKTYVPSRWVVDNGAIHFIGNESPESKGKEGGDLVFAHKFKNFELDMEWKVGKGANSGIFYLAQETVNEKGELQPIYISCPECQVLDNENHPDAKLGVDGNRKSSSLYDMIPAKPQNAKPYGQWNHVKIRVLNGTVTHFQNGVQVLQYKLWTPEWTELLQKSKFSEKAWPIAFRFLNDCGGANREGLIGIQDHGNDVWFRNIRVKEL, encoded by the coding sequence ATGAAACATTTGTTATGTATTGTTGCATGTTGCTTTTTGGTGTTGAACGCTTCGGCGGCAACACCAAAATCAAACTATGCCAACAAAGGAGCGGTTACATTGTATTTCTCACAAGGCTTTCAAGGCCCCGAGAAGTGGGAAAAGCATACTTTCAAGGTCGATAAAAAAGGCTTTATCAACATCTTTGACGGCAAAACGTTGAGGGGTTGGCGTGGCTATGGCAAGACATACGTGCCTTCACGCTGGGTTGTTGATAATGGTGCCATTCACTTTATCGGCAACGAGAGTCCAGAGTCTAAAGGCAAAGAAGGTGGCGACTTGGTGTTTGCACACAAGTTCAAGAACTTTGAGTTGGACATGGAATGGAAGGTTGGAAAGGGAGCTAACTCTGGAATTTTCTACTTGGCACAAGAAACTGTCAATGAGAAGGGTGAGTTGCAACCTATCTATATCTCCTGTCCCGAGTGCCAAGTTCTCGATAATGAGAACCATCCAGACGCAAAATTGGGCGTAGATGGCAATCGCAAATCTTCATCGCTTTACGACATGATTCCTGCTAAACCACAGAATGCCAAACCTTATGGACAGTGGAACCATGTAAAAATCCGTGTATTGAACGGTACAGTTACGCATTTCCAAAACGGCGTTCAGGTGTTACAGTACAAATTGTGGACACCCGAATGGACCGAACTCTTGCAGAAGAGCAAGTTTAGTGAGAAGGCATGGCCCATTGCTTTCAGGTTCCTCAACGACTGTGGAGGTGCTAACCGTGAAGGATTGATTGGCATACAAGACCACGGAAACGATGTTTGGTTCCGTAACATTCGTGTGAAAGAATTATAA